The following coding sequences are from one Diabrotica virgifera virgifera chromosome 2, PGI_DIABVI_V3a window:
- the LOC126879603 gene encoding cuticle protein LPCP-23-like has product MAFKVLIFASVLAFANAGIYGEAPLALPATPVVSAYSSPLLTAPTLSKSVVQTYTSHAAPVAVTAPVVAKAAPLVSAYSAPLALPAHGPVLSAYSSPLAYAAPAPVVSAYSSPVVSAYSSPVVSAYSAPLVAKTVPHVAYAAPGPVVSAYSAPIVSKSLAPAPIAYAGHAAPVVSAYSAGPIAQPW; this is encoded by the exons aTGGCATTCAAA GTTCTTATTTTCGCATCCGTTTTGGCTTTCGCCAACGCTGGGATTTATGGTGAAGCTCCATTAGCTCTTCCTGCTACTCCGGTAGTATCAGCTTACTCAAGCCCACTATTGACAGCTCCTACTTTATCCAAATCTGTTGTTCAAACATACACCAGCCACGCTGCCCCTGTAGCCGTTACTGCTCCAGTTGTCGCCAAAGCTGCCCCATTGGTGTCCGCTTATTCCGCTCCATTGGCTCTACCAGCACATGGACCCGTACTATCAGCTTACTCATCCCCGTTAGCGTATGCCGCACCTGCACCAGTTGTTTCAGCATACTCTTCTCCAGTTGTTTCTGCTTACTCCTCTCCCGTTGTATCTGCTTATTCAGCTCCACTTGTCGCCAAAACTGTACCCCATGTAGCTTACGCTGCACCTGGCCCAGTGGTATCCGCCTACTCTGCACCAATTGTTTCTAAAAGTTTAGCTCCAGCACCAATTGCCTATGCCGGACATGCAGCTCCAGTAGTCTCTGCCTATTCTGCCGGACCAATTGCTCAACCTTGGTAA